In one window of Eubalaena glacialis isolate mEubGla1 chromosome 13, mEubGla1.1.hap2.+ XY, whole genome shotgun sequence DNA:
- the LOC133104110 gene encoding cationic amino acid transporter 3-like, whose product MSKMLCQDVYQFGQKLIRRRPLEPREESESRMARCLNTLDLVALGVGSTLGAGVYILAGEVAKDKAGPAIVICLLVAALSSVLSGLCYAEFGARVPCSGSAYLYSYVTVGQLCAFITGWNLILSYVIGTASVARAWSSAFDSLIGNYISQVLQGTFSLHVPYFLAKYPDFFALGLVLLLTGVLVLGARESALVNKVFTGLNLLVLSFTIISGFVKGDLNNWQLTEQDYKLHTSGSNDTSSLGPLGSGGFVPFGFDGIFQGAATCFYAFVGFDAIATTGEEARNPQRSIPLGIVISLCICFLAYSGVSAALTLMVPYYQIHPDSPLPHAFLHVGWAPARYVVAVGTLCALTSSLLGAMFPMPHVIYSMADDGLLFRGLARIHARTRTPIMATLASGTLAGVMALLFELSDLVDLMSIGTLLAYSLVSFSVLVLRYQPDQNLSKIEKTEKGTEMKPVVEESPLESVPEAGISKILKSLCDPINTIPTRKSGQIICGCASLLVLLLTVLSLILAQWPSHVFSGDPVYTTAAVLLLLFITGVTVIIWRQPQSPTPLHFKVPALPVLPLMSIFVNVYLMMQMTSGTWAQFGVWMVIGFVIYFGYGIRHSLEKNNRQPPASNSQTFDKNIPRAESS is encoded by the coding sequence ATGTCTAAGATGCTGTGTCAGGATGTTTACCAATTTGGTCAGAAGCTGATCCGCAGGCGGCCTCTGGAGCCCAGGGAAGAGTCTGAGAGCCGCATGGCTCGTTGTCTGAACACCCTCGACCTGGTGGCCCTGGGCGTGGGCAGCACCCTGGGAGCTGGTGTGTACATCCTGGCTGGTGAAGTGGCCAAGGACAAAGCTGGGCCAGCGATTGTCATCTGCCTCCTGGTGGCCGCCCTGTCTTCTGTGTTGTCTGGGCTCTGCTATGCCGAGTTTGGGGCCCGGGTACCATGCTCCGGTTCTGCGTATCTCTACAGCTATGTCACAGTGGGACAACTGTGTGCCTTCATCACTGGCTGGAACCTCATACTGTCCTATGTCATCGGCACTGCCAGCGTGGCCCGGGCCTGGAGCTCCGCTTTTGACAGCCTGATTGGGAACTACATCTCTCAGGTGTTACAGGGAACTTTCTCTCTGCATGTGCCCTACTTCCTGGCCAAGTACCCAGACTTTTTTGCTCTGGGCTTGGTACTGCTGCTTACGGGAGTACTGGTTCTGGGAGCTCGTGAGTCAGCCCTGGTTAACAAAGTGTTCACAGGCTTGAACCTTTTGGTTCTCAGCTTCACGATCATCTCTGGCTTCGTCAAGGGAGATCTGAACAACTGGCAGCTCACAGAACAGGACTACAAATTGCACACATCTGGATCCAATGACACCTCTAGCTTGGGCCCTCTGGGTTCTGGAGGGTTTGTGCCTTTTGGCTTCGATGGGATTTTCCAAGGAGCAGCTACCTGTTTCTACGCATTTGTTGGTTTTGATGCCATTGCCACTACAGGGGAAGAAGCCCGAAATCCTCAGCGATCCATCCCCTTGGGCATTGTGATATCACTCTGCATCTGCTTTTTGGCATATTCTGGTGTCTCGGCGGCACTCACCCTCATGGTGCCCTACTACCAGATTCATCCCGACAGCCCCTTACCACACGCTTTCCTCCATGTCGGCTGGGCCCCTGCCAGATATGTCGTGGCTGTTGGCACCCTCTGTGCTCTTACATCCAGCCTCCTGGGTGCCATGTTCCCTATGCCTCATGTCATCTACTCAATGGCAGATGATGGGCTCCTTTTCCGGGGACTTGCCCGGATCCATGCCCGTACACGCACCCCCATCATGGCCACCTTGGCTTCTGGTACTCTTGCAGGGGTCATGGCATTACTTTTCGAGCTCAGTGATCTCGTGGACCTCATGTCAATCGGGACCCTGCTTGCTTATTCCctggtgtctttttctgttcttgTCCTCAGGTACCAACCAGACCAGAATTTAAGCAAgattgagaaaacagagaaaggaacTGAGATGAAGCCTGTAGTTGAAGAAAGCCCTTTGGAATCTGTACCTGAAGCAGGAATCTCAAAGATTCTAAAGAGTCTGTGTGACCCTATCAACACCATCCCCACTCGGAAATCTGGCCAGATTATCTGTGGATGTGCCTCACTGCTTGTTCTCCTGCTGACGGTCCTGAGCCTGATCCTGGCCCAGTGGCCCAGCCATGTGTTCTCTGGAGACCCCGTGTATACAACGGCAGCTGTGCTGCTGCTACTGTTCATCACTGGGGTCACTGTTATCATTTGGAGGCAGCCCCAGAGCCCCACTCCTCTTCACTTCAAGGTTCCTGCTTTACCTGTCCTCCCGCTGATGAGCATCTTTGTGAATGTTTACTTGATGATGCAGATGACGTCTGGGACTTGGGCCCAATTTGGTGTCTGGATGGTGATTGGATTTGTCATATACTTTGGATATGGGATCCGACACAGCTTGGAGAAGAATAATCGACAGCCACCAGCCTCCAACTCCCAGACTTTTGATAAAAACATCCCTCGTGCTGAATCATCTTAA